A single genomic interval of Streptomyces sp. BA2 harbors:
- a CDS encoding DUF4190 domain-containing protein — protein sequence MGLTATAPRSKATASTDPVVPTGRRDTDGMAVASFVLGLLGLLVLNIFLGPIAIVLASIALLRGTGRKGRALLGLGLGVADLVVLAVLMAMDNTVSWGLAG from the coding sequence ATGGGACTCACCGCCACCGCCCCCCGGTCGAAGGCCACCGCATCTACCGACCCCGTCGTCCCCACCGGCCGGCGTGACACCGACGGCATGGCCGTCGCCTCGTTCGTCCTCGGACTGCTCGGGCTGCTCGTCCTGAACATCTTCCTCGGGCCGATCGCGATCGTCCTCGCGAGCATCGCGCTCCTGCGCGGGACCGGCCGAAAGGGCCGCGCGCTGCTCGGACTCGGGCTCGGCGTGGCCGATCTCGTCGTCCTCGCCGTGCTGATGGCCATGGACAACACCGTGTCGTGGGGTCTCGCGGGCTGA
- a CDS encoding TetR family transcriptional regulator has translation MSHTLGIRQAQKQKTRQALLDAALQLLEEQSLSSLGLREVTRAVGVAPTAFYRHFRDMADLGVALVEEALGSLHTTLVALLAATGDGEERIAATVELIVAYVRTHPAHVRFIAREQHGGVQAVRSAIGDQLTLFAQEVKDQFAQEPQSAGWDEDDLLMLARMYVDHMVMTASALLEAAPDAEERVAASARRQLRLVSLGRHHWLDEQ, from the coding sequence ATGAGTCACACCCTCGGCATCCGGCAGGCCCAGAAGCAGAAAACCCGGCAGGCACTCCTCGACGCGGCGCTCCAGCTGCTCGAGGAGCAGAGCCTGAGCAGCCTGGGCTTGCGCGAGGTCACCCGTGCCGTGGGCGTGGCCCCCACCGCCTTCTACCGGCACTTCCGCGACATGGCCGACCTGGGTGTGGCCCTGGTCGAGGAGGCGCTCGGCAGCCTGCACACCACGCTCGTCGCCCTCCTCGCGGCGACCGGCGACGGCGAGGAACGCATCGCGGCCACGGTCGAGTTGATCGTCGCCTATGTGCGCACGCACCCCGCGCACGTCCGCTTCATCGCGCGCGAGCAGCACGGCGGGGTGCAGGCCGTACGGTCCGCGATAGGCGACCAACTCACCCTGTTCGCACAGGAGGTGAAGGACCAGTTCGCCCAGGAGCCCCAGTCCGCGGGATGGGACGAGGACGATCTCCTCATGCTGGCCAGGATGTACGTCGACCACATGGTGATGACGGCGTCCGCGCTCCTGGAGGCGGCGCCCGACGCCGAGGAACGCGTGGCGGCCAGTGCACGTCGGCAGCTGAGGCTGGTGTCGCTCGGGCGGCACCACTGGCTGGACGAGCAGTGA
- a CDS encoding cysteine desulfurase family protein — translation MAYLDHAATTPMLPEAIAAMTAQLAVTGNASSLHAAGRRARRTVEEARETLAESLGARPSETVFTAGGTEADNLAVKGLYWARRDAEPARTRVLASPVEHHAVLDAVHWLGEHEGATVEYLPVDAYGRVHPEALREAIERDPDDVALATVMWANNEIGTIQPIRELADVAGDFDIPLHADAVQAFGQVPVDFGASGLAAMTVSGHKIGGPYGIGALLLGREYSPVPVLHGGGQERHVRSGTLDVPAIAAFAVAGKHAAGQREWFAREIGALRDDLVSAVRAQVPGAILGGDPVDRLPANAHFTFPGCEGDSLLLLLDAQGIECSTGSACTAGVAQPSHVLLATGTDPDLARGTLRFSLGHTSTEADVAAVAQAIGPAVERARTAGLS, via the coding sequence ATGGCCTACCTCGACCACGCAGCGACCACTCCGATGCTCCCGGAGGCGATCGCGGCGATGACCGCCCAGCTCGCCGTCACCGGCAACGCCTCCTCACTGCATGCCGCGGGTCGCCGGGCGCGACGCACCGTCGAGGAGGCCCGCGAGACGCTCGCCGAGTCGCTCGGCGCGCGCCCCAGCGAGACCGTCTTCACCGCGGGCGGCACCGAGGCCGACAACCTCGCCGTGAAGGGCCTGTACTGGGCGCGGCGCGATGCCGAGCCCGCGCGGACCCGGGTCCTCGCGAGCCCCGTCGAACACCACGCCGTCCTCGACGCCGTGCACTGGCTCGGCGAGCACGAAGGCGCCACCGTCGAGTACCTCCCCGTCGACGCGTACGGCCGCGTGCACCCCGAAGCCCTGCGCGAGGCGATCGAGCGCGACCCCGACGACGTCGCCCTCGCCACCGTCATGTGGGCCAACAACGAGATCGGCACCATTCAGCCGATCCGTGAACTGGCCGATGTGGCAGGGGACTTCGACATCCCGCTGCACGCCGACGCCGTGCAGGCGTTCGGCCAGGTGCCCGTCGACTTCGGCGCGTCCGGCCTCGCCGCGATGACCGTCTCCGGACACAAGATCGGCGGCCCTTACGGCATCGGGGCGCTGCTCCTCGGCCGCGAGTACAGCCCCGTGCCCGTCCTGCACGGCGGCGGGCAGGAGCGTCATGTGCGCTCCGGGACGCTCGACGTGCCCGCGATCGCCGCGTTCGCCGTGGCGGGGAAGCACGCCGCCGGACAGCGCGAGTGGTTCGCCCGGGAGATCGGCGCCCTGCGGGACGATCTGGTATCCGCCGTGCGCGCGCAGGTTCCCGGCGCGATCCTGGGGGGAGACCCCGTCGACCGGCTGCCCGCGAACGCGCACTTCACCTTCCCCGGCTGCGAGGGAGACTCCCTCCTGCTGCTGCTCGACGCCCAGGGCATCGAGTGCTCCACCGGCTCGGCGTGCACGGCGGGCGTGGCCCAGCCGAGCCACGTCCTGCTCGCCACCGGCACCGACCCCGACCTGGCCCGCGGCACGCTGCGCTTCTCCCTCGGACACACCTCGACGGAGGCCGACGTGGCCGCGGTAGCCCAGGCGATCGGCCCGGCGGTGGAACGGGCGCGGACGGCGGGCCTGAGCTGA
- a CDS encoding WYL domain-containing protein: MKSDRLLSILLLLQTRGQVPAHELADRLEVSVRTIYRDIDALSASGVPVYAERGRHGGIALLPGFRTDVTGLTADESRALFILAAQGAHAALGLDAALGSALRKVMAALPAPHRPAAELTSRRILVDSARWMPGPRGSDPVTVDLDVLQDAVFSDRRLRLRYRHSGDAEPRTYTVDPYGLVSKAGVWYLVADRRGAPQLFRADRVQAATLTDLPVQRRPGIELTAVWGVLKRQVEDRPVGVDVTARVARDRFAQFLRLKGHFLSVPPEDDGESEWITVRLGFGVIGDARTLLPFAASVEVLSPPEVRAELAEAAAAVTGLYEGSGPARR, translated from the coding sequence GTGAAATCCGACCGGCTGCTCTCGATCCTGCTGCTGCTCCAGACTCGTGGGCAGGTCCCCGCCCATGAACTGGCCGACCGCCTCGAAGTCTCGGTGCGCACCATCTACCGCGACATCGACGCGCTCTCCGCCTCCGGCGTCCCGGTGTACGCCGAGCGGGGGCGGCACGGGGGCATCGCGCTCCTGCCCGGTTTCCGTACGGACGTCACGGGGCTCACGGCGGACGAGTCGCGGGCGCTGTTCATCCTGGCCGCGCAGGGCGCGCACGCCGCGCTCGGGCTCGACGCGGCGCTCGGCTCCGCGTTGCGCAAGGTCATGGCGGCGCTGCCCGCGCCGCACCGCCCCGCCGCCGAGCTGACGAGCCGCCGCATCCTCGTCGACTCGGCGCGCTGGATGCCGGGGCCGCGTGGATCGGATCCGGTCACCGTCGATCTCGACGTGTTGCAGGACGCCGTCTTCTCCGACCGGCGGCTGCGCCTGCGCTACCGGCACAGCGGCGACGCGGAGCCGCGCACCTACACCGTGGACCCCTACGGCCTCGTCTCGAAGGCGGGCGTCTGGTATCTGGTCGCCGACCGGCGCGGCGCCCCGCAGCTCTTCCGGGCCGACCGCGTGCAGGCGGCGACCTTGACGGACCTGCCCGTGCAGCGCAGGCCTGGTATCGAACTCACCGCTGTCTGGGGGGTGTTGAAGCGGCAGGTCGAGGACCGCCCGGTCGGCGTCGATGTGACGGCGCGGGTGGCGCGCGACCGGTTCGCCCAGTTCCTGCGCCTCAAGGGCCACTTCCTCAGCGTGCCTCCCGAGGATGACGGAGAGAGCGAGTGGATCACCGTCCGTCTCGGGTTCGGCGTCATCGGCGACGCCCGTACGCTGCTGCCGTTCGCCGCCAGTGTCGAGGTGCTCTCGCCGCCCGAGGTGCGCGCCGAGCTGGCGGAAGCCGCCGCCGCGGTCACCGGCCTGTACGAAGGAAGCGGCCCAGCTCGCCGGTGA
- a CDS encoding LysR substrate-binding domain-containing protein produces the protein MFDSRHIRSFHEVVRTGSYSAAARSLGYTQPAITQQMKALERSVGTVLFTRVGRRMRLTEAGEALSRHAGIILGNIDAAQQQMNAITGLRTGRVRICAFPSANATLIPEALSRLAASHPGVRVELQENEPPESLQRLVDGDCDVTLAFHYPGLHEDVPDEVVEIPLMEDQLTVLLPSRHPLARRRSVRLADLSGERWIAGCLRCRANFLHECAEQGFRPDIAFTTDDNLVIQSLVAEGLGIAMMPGLVLNFLRHREVTGRALDPASRRQVSAYALREHLRIPATALVLEELKAVAANRMGC, from the coding sequence GTGTTCGATTCCCGGCACATCAGGTCATTCCATGAAGTGGTCCGGACCGGCTCCTACTCCGCCGCCGCCCGCTCGCTCGGCTATACACAGCCCGCGATCACCCAGCAGATGAAGGCGCTCGAACGGTCCGTCGGCACGGTCCTGTTCACCCGCGTCGGCCGCAGGATGCGCCTCACCGAGGCGGGCGAGGCGCTGTCCCGGCACGCGGGGATCATCCTCGGCAACATCGACGCCGCCCAGCAGCAGATGAACGCCATCACGGGCCTGCGCACCGGACGCGTCCGCATCTGCGCCTTCCCCAGCGCCAACGCCACCCTCATCCCCGAGGCGCTGTCCCGGCTCGCGGCGAGCCATCCCGGCGTACGCGTCGAACTCCAGGAGAACGAACCACCCGAGTCGCTCCAGCGCCTGGTGGACGGCGACTGCGACGTCACGCTGGCCTTCCACTACCCCGGCCTGCACGAGGACGTGCCGGACGAGGTGGTGGAGATCCCGCTGATGGAGGACCAGTTGACGGTCCTCCTGCCGTCCCGGCATCCGCTGGCCCGGCGCCGTTCCGTCAGGCTCGCCGACCTCTCGGGAGAGCGCTGGATCGCGGGCTGTCTGCGCTGTCGCGCCAACTTCCTGCACGAATGCGCCGAGCAGGGCTTCAGGCCCGACATCGCCTTCACCACGGACGACAACCTCGTCATCCAGAGCCTGGTCGCCGAGGGTCTCGGCATCGCGATGATGCCGGGGCTCGTCCTCAACTTCCTGCGCCACCGGGAGGTGACGGGACGGGCACTCGATCCGGCGTCACGGCGGCAGGTCTCGGCGTACGCGCTGCGGGAGCATCTGCGGATTCCCGCGACGGCGCTGGTACTCGAGGAACTGAAGGCGGTCGCCGCGAACCGGATGGGCTGCTGA
- a CDS encoding alpha/beta fold hydrolase — MTTDRDWTLDQTFAGPTGTVRWTALGATDAPPVVLVHGTPFSSYVWRGVARALSREHRVYVWDLPGYGTSEMRSGQDVTLASQARVLTELLAHWGLDEPAVVAHDFGGCVALRAHLLHGARFERLALVDPVALAPWGSPTYRLLGANADVFNQLPPALHEALVREYVGSASHRGLHPAVLDRLVEPWSTEEGRPAFYRQIEQNDQRFTDEVQGRYGELALPVLICWGTDDTWIPVERGHELAKLIPGAELRLIEGAGHLVQEDAPAELTGELGRFLRTGR, encoded by the coding sequence ATGACGACCGACCGCGACTGGACGCTCGACCAGACCTTCGCAGGGCCGACCGGCACCGTCCGCTGGACCGCCCTGGGCGCCACGGACGCACCGCCCGTCGTCCTGGTCCACGGCACCCCCTTCTCCTCGTACGTCTGGCGGGGCGTGGCCCGCGCGCTCTCCCGCGAACACCGCGTGTACGTATGGGACTTGCCGGGCTACGGCACGTCCGAGATGCGGTCCGGGCAGGACGTGACCCTGGCCTCGCAGGCCCGCGTCCTCACCGAGCTCCTCGCGCACTGGGGCCTCGACGAACCGGCCGTCGTGGCCCATGACTTCGGCGGCTGCGTCGCCCTGCGCGCCCACCTCCTGCACGGCGCCCGCTTTGAGCGCCTCGCGCTCGTCGACCCGGTGGCGCTCGCACCGTGGGGCTCCCCCACCTACCGCCTGCTCGGCGCGAACGCCGACGTCTTCAACCAGCTGCCGCCCGCCCTGCACGAGGCACTCGTGCGCGAGTACGTCGGTTCGGCGAGCCACCGCGGCCTGCACCCGGCGGTGCTCGACCGCCTGGTCGAGCCCTGGTCCACGGAGGAGGGCAGGCCCGCGTTCTACCGGCAGATCGAGCAGAACGACCAGCGATTCACCGATGAAGTCCAGGGCCGTTACGGGGAGTTGGCGCTGCCCGTCCTCATCTGCTGGGGCACGGACGACACCTGGATCCCGGTGGAGCGCGGCCACGAGCTCGCCAAGCTGATCCCCGGCGCCGAGCTGCGCCTGATCGAGGGCGCGGGACATCTCGTACAGGAGGACGCGCCGGCCGAGCTCACCGGCGAGCTGGGCCGCTTCCTTCGTACAGGCCGGTGA